A genome region from Penicillium psychrofluorescens genome assembly, chromosome: 3 includes the following:
- a CDS encoding uncharacterized protein (ID:PFLUO_004583-T1.cds;~source:funannotate) has translation MEETYEIMATGNVPDMANLMLFLVIFAGGSLAWSSQLLERLNTTQAEASAAFTAYSRLALSIVEDDAHPVAASTIALASISILSHLVTNSDGFGLKVHMLRMRCLLMMRELKINSLDTPASSEERRLKGCNMIEIEVQRRIWWSMVASDWLIGFSGGHHEGAYIYQPRHMQVNYPANTDDEFITPTATDIDLPSSVPTAMSGFLFRVRTAKLCREIVDAMPSVLLDDNKADYHVVLAMDAKFQTLFKELPWFLQLDPENVEKSKEIVTQRPWIAFGRISGHFSLHSRLCRLHRPYHLEGMTNPKYAYSHEVCIRSAQTVLELRRQMDEAGAKIDIRPSRFWTVMQHVFVAALVLATDVSFSPDAPDAEARKAKVLMAYQILESSKQESSTLVESIQRNLQILMSALQKQRVQPPRESTASSAVSSGAIHDAFRDEALGSGLMEVDWDQLWTEFLAVAPDLDAQQWNSLLDDVDLGGFHPALF, from the exons ATGGAAGAAACATATGAAATCATGGCCACGGGCAACGTGCCCGACATGGCCAATCTGATGCTATTTCTTGTCATCTTCGCTGGTGGCTCGCTTGCCTGGTCTTCTCAGCTTCTGGAGCGCCTCAATACCACACAGGCAGAGGCAAGTGCCGCTTTTACAGCTTACTCCCGTCTGGCCCTGTCGATCGTGGAGGACGATGCACATCCGGTGGCCGCGTCCACCATCGCTCTGGCGTCCATCAGTATACTGTCCCATTTGGTAACCAATTCCGACGGATTTGGACTCAAGGTCCATATGCTTCGAATGCGTTGCCtgttgatgatgcgcgaGCTGAAGATTAACAGCTTGGACACCCCCGCGAGCTCCGAAGAAAGGAGACTCAAGGGGTGCAACATGATTGAGATTGAAGTCCAGCGACGGATCTGGTGGAGTATGGTGGCATCCGATTG GCTGATTGGGTTTTCCGGCGGCCACCACGAGGGCGCATACATCTATCAACCCAGGCACATGCAGGTCAACTACCCAGCCAATACCGACGATGAGTTCATCACCCCCACCGCGACCGATATCGACCTCCCCTCTTCCGTCCCGACCGCCATGAGCGGATTTCTTTTCCGAGTGAGGACGGCGAAGCTCTGCCGGGAGATCGTGGATGCCATGCCGTCGGTTCTCTTGGACGACAACAAAGCGGACTACCACGTTGTGCTGGCGATGGATGCGAAGTTCCAGACCCTATTCAAGGAACTGCCATGGTTTCTCCAACTCGACCCGGAAAACGTGGAGAAAAGCAAGGAGATCGTCACGCAACGGCCGTGGATCGCCTTCGGCCGCATCTCCGGTCATTTCAGCCTACACTCGCGTCTCTGTCGGCTCCACCGGCCCTACCACCTGGAGGGCATGACGAACCCTAAATACGCCTATTCCCATGAAGTGTGTATCCGGTCCGCGCAGACGGTGCTCGAGCTCCGACGCCAGATGGACGAGGCCGGCGCGAAGATTGACATCCGGCCCTCGCGGTTCTGGACGGTCATGCAGCACGTGTTTGTGGCCGCGCTGGTGCTGGCTACGGATGTGTCGTTCAGCCCAGACGCCCCAGACGCCGAGGCCCGCAAGGCCAAAGTGCTCATGGCGTACCAGATCCTCGAATCGTCCAAACAGGAATCGAGTACTCTGGTGGAGAGCATCCAGCGCAATCTGCAGATTCTGATGTCTGCGCTACAGAAGCAGCGAGTCCAGCCGCCCCGAGAGTCTACGGCTAGTTCCGCTGTTTCATCGGGGGCAATTCATGACGCATTCCGCGACGAGGCTCTCGGGAGTGGCCTGATGGAGGTAGATTGGGATCAGCTGTGGACCGAGTTTCTGGCCGTGGCACCCGACCTGGATGCGCAGCAGTGGAACTCCTTACTGGACGATGTAGACCTGGGGGGATTCCATCCCGCCCTGTTTTAA
- a CDS encoding uncharacterized protein (ID:PFLUO_004580-T1.cds;~source:funannotate) — MATPDEFGTRKARRLNSLDAARADLYGGPNVGLPPKHLMASFSGDHNIPVPEMTKSPTDDEVSSEEESPQVATPLSTPPMITSDDFALAFDIDGVLIRGGQPIPEAIDALKYINGENPYGVTVPYIFLTNGGGKTEKERCLDLSRQLELEISPGQFICGHTPMREMAQRYGTVLVVGGEGEKCRIVAEGYGFKNVVTPGDIIKTRHDTTPFRKLTEEEYENSRNLDLDSVRIEAIFVFADSRDWAGDQQIILDCLMSKKGHLGTRSETFDEGPPIYFSHNDVVWSTSHEHSRIGMGALRASLEALYKAVTGKDLTTVAFGKPQMGTFQFATRLLQQWRSDSHGIDKPPSTVYFVGDTPESDIRGTNEFNEKSDIDWFSILVKTGVYQDGTIPRFPAKKTCNTVFDAVKFAVEREHQKTLKTLPNGEADVEVKN; from the exons ATGGCCACTCCCGATGAATTCGGCACCCGAAAGGCCCGCCGACTGAACAGCCTGGATGCCGCCCGGGCTGATCTCTACGGCGGCCCCAATGTCGGGCTCCCTCCCAAGCATCTGATGGCCTCCTTCAGCGGTGACCACAACATCCCTGTGCCCGAAATGACTAAGAGCCCTACCGACGATGAAGTCTCGTCCGAGGAGGAGTCTCCTCAGGTGGCCACCCCCCTGTCCACGCCACCAATGATCACCAGCGACGATTTCGCGCTTGCCTTCGATATCGATGGTGTCCTCATTCGGGGCGGCCAGCCTATCCCCGAGGCCATTGATGCTCTGAAGTACATCAATGGCGAGAACCCATACGGGGTCACAGT TCCGTACATTTTCCTCACCAATGGCGGCGGCAAAACCGAAAAAGAACGCTGCCTCGACCTCAGCCGGCaactggagctggagatcTCTCCCGGACAGTTCATCTGCGGCCACACGCCCATGCGGGAAATGGCCCAGCGCTACGGAACCGTCTTGgttgtcggcggcgagggagagaagTGCCGAATCGTGGCCGAAGGCTACGGATTCAAAAACGTCGTCACTCCCGGCGATATCATCAAGACGCGACACGACACGACGCCGTTCCGCAAACTCACCGAAGAGGAGTACGAGAACTCGCGTAACCTCGACCTGGACTCGGTGCGGATCGAGGCgatcttcgtcttcgccgaCAGCCGCGACTGGGCTGGCGATCAGCAGATCATCCTGGATTGCCTAATGTCCAAGAAGGGCCATCTGGGCACACGGTCGGAGACCTTCGACGAAGGCCCGCCTATCTACTTCTCACACAACGACGTGGTGTGGTCGACATCGCACGAACACTCGCGCATCGGCATGGGCGCCCTGCGCGCTTCGCTCGAGGCCCTTTACAAGGCCGTCACCGGCAAGGATCTCACCACCGTCGCCTTTGGCAAGCCTCAAATGGGCACTTTCCAGTTTGCCACGCGGCTACTTCAACAGTGGCGCAGCGACTCTCACGGCATCGACAAGCCGCCTTCCACCGTCTACTTTGTTGGCGACACTCCGGAGTCTGACATCCGTGGCACCAACGAGTTCAATGAGAAATCCGATATTGACTGGTTCTCTATTCTGGTCAAGACTGGCGTCTACCAGGACGGTACTATCCCGCGCTTcccggcgaagaagacctGCAACACTGTCTTCGACGCTGTCAAGTTCGCCGTCGAGCGCGAGCACCAGAAGACTCTGAAAACCTTGCCCAATGGCGAGGCTGATGTCGAGGTCAAGAACTGA
- a CDS encoding uncharacterized protein (ID:PFLUO_004586-T1.cds;~source:funannotate): protein MLTTSLRRAAWAVPVSGLTRSSGQALAVRGIHQRRYSSSSSKPPVPPSDGSRRMDTSSTPAKGVSSSNEKGKAARRRGKDNSARNGSSKASQQDSVFANLPSVPSTQHLQPHDVHVASFFSIHRPISVTSTVPPASSAEAFDAIFSSKRSLKNEPEDVIFTLSSTVQSMENTAHSLSEPEDQMGQLNRSFASDQDGELRMMDGPEAKMSVEEFTRRLRPFNPPPAPVPITANPSASEADTPADLVDQETSTYSTVLTIRESRHADGRKTYEAHTGPFVFNDDVDAPAGVQDEVTASIDAPSGFGSSTTYIERLRYNRSMHTLSTKRRRRVKMKKHKFKKLMRRTRTLRRKLDKA, encoded by the exons ATGTTGACAACGTCGTTACGCCGGGCGGCATGGGCAGTGCCCGTATCCGGCTTGACCCGATCTTCTGGCCAGGCGCTCGCCGTTCGAGGCATCCATCAGCGCCGGTactcctcatcctcatccaaACCGCCAGTCCCGCCGAGCGATGGCTCACGGCGGATGGACACATCCTCTACGCCTGCGAAAGGTGTGAGCTCGTCGAACGAGAAGGGCAAGGCGGCCCGTCGGCGGGGGAAGGATAACAGTGCCCGCAATGGGTCTTCAAAGGCCAGCCAGCAGGATTCGGTTTTTGCCAATCTCCCCAGCGTTCCGTCGACTCAGCACCTGCAGCCGCATG ACGTCCATGTAGcgtccttcttctcgatccACCGACCTATATCCGTGACGTCGACAGTACCGCCTGCCTCAAGCGCCGAGGCCTTCGATGCGATCTTCTCATCAAAGAGATCCCTCAAGAACGAGCCGGAGGACGTCATTTTCACCCTTTCGTCGACAGTTCAGTCCATGGAGAACACAGCACACTCCCTGAGCGAACCGGAAGACCAAATGGGCCAGCTCAACCGCAGCTTTGCCAGCGACCAGGACGGCGAGCTGCGCATGATGGACGGCCCGGAAGCCAAGATGTCCGTGGAAGAGTTCACCCGCCGCCTGCGACCCTTCAACCCCCCTCCAGCGCCCGTCCCCATCACCGCAaacccctccgcctctgAGGCGGACACCCCGGCCGACCTCGTCGACCAGGAGACATCGACCTACTCGACCGTCCTGACGATCCGCGAATCCCGCCACGCAGACGGCCGCAAGACCTACGAGGCGCACACGGGCCCTTTCGTCTTCAATGACGACGTGGATGCCCCCGCCGGAGTGCAGGACGAAGTTACCGCCTCCATCGATGCCCCCAGCGGCTTCGGCTCGAGCACGACCTACATCGAGCGCCTGCGCTACAACAGGTCCATGCACACACTCAGCACGAAGCGACGGCGCCGcgtgaagatgaagaagcacAAGTTCAAGAAGCTGATGCGGAGGACGCGCACGCTGCGACGGAAACTCGATAAGGCTTAA
- a CDS encoding uncharacterized protein (ID:PFLUO_004584-T1.cds;~source:funannotate), whose amino-acid sequence MPRSSWTPEDVLSSLPSLPSSLPASESIPLLLVTPSFAPWLDPSSDFLQQWVGRLYGPSSTSPRYAVAGVVDKLPDPQAASDEMEVEGLSLLVVGKDGVHGKATSPRQIRGSGGEEADILISVQSNAPKSSSPLPYEIGLRLANTVFVNGRETTLFGMRWAWDSAVNNYTLNGSIDLRSCLVAAISPIAEPQLQLPLHPVTERRKVVASMGNILRQIAKSTDPASTEPMPASTELEKTLPRYLEEHNIVDRRVTVWALVEQPDNLSHRGSSHDRIIRSLRQGGKLHRVMSGGGGWGKKQGLLSLDPEVSFSSTASRDKLAALDELFDSGAAAPEMPVLMGGDDLSLLSQVATAGDFIQFFVSVELTNLPEDISGRSVTYSFGIASDIEEPELPDVERETGLVAIPGFFGALSEKAIAYSQPVSQGETMAASNTKLDVPGCRVVLHSVL is encoded by the exons ATGCCTCGAAGTTCCTGG ACTCCTGAAGATGTCTTGTCGagtcttccttctctcccaTCCTCCTTGCCCGCCTCCGAGTccattcctctcctcctcgtcacccCAAGCTTTGCTCCGTGGCTCGACCCCAGCAGCGATTTCCTCCAGCAATGGGTAGGCCGGCTGTATGgtccttcttccacatcgCCTCGATACGCCGTTGCGGGTGTCGTGGATAAACTTCCGGATCCTCAAGCGGCATCAGATGAAATGGAGGTGGAAGGCCTTTCTCTTCTAGTGGTGGGAAAAGACGGCGTACATGGGAAAGCGACGTCACCTCGTCAGATCAGGGGCTCTGGGGGTGAAGAGGCTGATATTTTGATCTCGGTACAAAGCAACGCCCCAAAAAGCAGTAGCCCATTGCCATACGAGATTGGACTGAGGCTTGCAAATACCGTCTTCGTCAATGGCAGGGAAACCACGCTGTTCGGCATGCGTTGGGCTTGGGACAGTGCTGTCAACAACTATACTCTGAACGGATCAATTGATCTCAGAAGCTGCCTGGTTGCCGCTATTTCTCCAATCGCAGAGCCTCAATTACAGCTACCATTGCACCCCGTCACCGAACGGAGGAAAGTCGTCGCCAGTATGGGGAATATCCTTCGCCAGATAGCCAAATCGACCGATCCAGCGTCGACCGAACCGATGCCCGCGTCGACTGAATTGGAGAAGACGCTCCCGCGCTACCTGGAAGAGCACAATATCGTCGACCGGCGCGTGACGGTCTGGGCGCTGGTTGAACAGCCAGATAATCTGTCCCATCGCGGATCATCGCACGACCGTATTATCCGCTCTCTGCGCCAGGGTGGTAAGCTGCACCGTGTGATGAgtggtggaggcggatgGGGCAAGAAACAGGGCCTTCTGTCCCTGGACCCGGAAGTGAGCTTTTCCAGCACGGCCTCCCGCGACAAACTTGCAGCCCTTGATGAGTTGTTCGACTCTGGTGCTGCAGCACCGGAGATGCCGGTTTTAATGGGCGGAGATGATCTGTCTCTTCTGTCGCAAGTCGCCACGGCGGGTGATTTCATCCAGTTCTTCGTGTCGGTCGAGCTCACCAATCTCCCGGAAGATATCTCTGGGCGCTCGGTCACCTACAGCTTTGGAATTGCCTCTGACATTGAGGAGCCCGAATTACCAGACGTCGAAAGAGAAACGGGCCTTGTGGCCATTCCAGGTTTCTTTGGTGCATTGTCCGAGAAGGCGATTGCATACTCGCAGCCGGTGTCACAGGGCGAGACAATGGCGGCGTCCAACACCAAGCTTGATGTACCGGGGTGTCGGGTGGTCCTCCACTCTGTATTGTAG
- a CDS encoding uncharacterized protein (ID:PFLUO_004579-T1.cds;~source:funannotate) — protein MSASTEKKKPVFVVVPGASQNPAHYGHLLHLIQSSGYGASSGLLPSIGAQEAVTAADDADYIRKRLLLPLLDVGDQDVILVSHSYSGMPASAAARGLGPIDRAAEGKTTSVLGQIFIATILPRGGDNLSVIDGFGGQLPPHMYMDKEQNLLKCDDPKPPLFYDVDPTLADAAIQATLSQGMTSFSSPCPEASWHTEAFRNRIAYIHTVNDHAVPYEAQVAMVQATGAEWITRDISSGHSVQLSAPEDLTKIILELAKQWE, from the exons ATGTCAGCTTCcaccgaaaagaaaaagcccGTCTTCGTCGTGGTGCCTGGTGCCTCTCAGAACCCGGCGCATTATGGtcaccttctccacctcATTCAGTCCAGCGGATACGGAGCCTCTAGTGGCTTGCTCCCGAGCATTGGCGCCCAAGAAGCTGTaaccgccgccgacgatgcTGATTATATTCGTAAGAGGCTTCTACTGCCTCTGCTAGATGTTGGCGATCAAGATGTGATCCTGGTCAGCCATTCATATAGCGGTATGCCCGCTAGCGCGGCTGCCCGTGGCCTAGGTCCTATCGACCGTGCCGCTGAGGGCAAAACTACCTCAGTCCTAGGCCAAATCTTTATTGCAACAATTTTGCCCCGCGGTGGTGATAATTTGAGTGTCATTGATGGATTTGGTGGGCAGTTGCCCCCACACATGTACATGGAT AAGGAGCAAAACCTTCTCAAATGCGATGATCCCAAACCTCCCCTCTTCTACGACGTGGACCCTACCCTCGCCGACGCGGCCATCCAAGCCACCCTTAGCCAGGGGATGACCTCATTCTCAAGCCCCTGTCCTGAGGCTAGTTGGCACACCGAGGCCTTCCGCAACCGCATAGCCTATATCCACACCGTCAATGACCACGCTGTTCCCTACGAGGCGCAGGTTGCTATGGTCCAGGCTACTGGGGCCGAGTGGATTACTCGCGACATTTCTAGTGGTCACAGTGTGCAGCTATCTGCTCCCGAAGACCTGACCAAAATTATCTTGGAGTTAGCTAAGCAGTGGGAATAA
- a CDS encoding uncharacterized protein (ID:PFLUO_004581-T1.cds;~source:funannotate) yields MIPECAQNCVDNFIKSQYTPTECKTPSDIECLCRTQSSDGFTLGEAALSCALSLCSEKILKNTNAYHICDSVHGAVPATHATITATVFPAVRTTTTTDATTTEETTKTTSTSTSTSTSTSEQTSDITSFSTSTTSSSFPAFTPQPTTTASNPSSAKEEDHHTIAPGAVIGVSVVSGVAGSFIIGVAVFFCCKRYRRGNPNDSDQDFFEIGGAMTEPPGFSRPSSRHLSPDPTPVSSWNEKYGMPQSAGPALSSSQPAFTPVSDVSYGGRSRNQEQIGVAVSSDSEWAVSPVTQSSQRTLSEILPNQTPGLYPKPLKWSHRPVSGVTLFEEEEEGQQITPPEEICSPPSRSQAPIGLPANPRALKEGFPAGRFLRDAGHPQSHLTTPTNTAMRGSPTTTTDASSAVDDFRSPSSQHFSSPNTLATTPSSTAQGRILSGTFPSRKPPPPPPKQPPARTLDPALEIISRPRIVRQNDIRRVQLRPGQPRSPTEVVVPYDPEELWLERGRSYMSQHAEPPYPSDARRPSAMYPDSPTRRVRRTPHRQSPESRNVVVSQQGTDFVLRVE; encoded by the coding sequence ATGATCCCGGAATGCGCGCAGAACTGTGTGGACAACTTCATCAAATCCCAGTATACGCCCACCGAGTGCAAAACGCCGTCGGATATCGAGTGCCTGTGTCGGACGCAGTCCTCAGACGGGTTCACGCTGGGGGAGGCTGCCCTGAGTTGTGCTTTGTCTTTGTGCTCTGAAAAGATCCTCAAGAACACGAATGCATATCATATATGCGACTCGGTGCATGGGGCTGTTCCGGCGACGCATGCTACTATTACCGCAACGGTTTTCCCGGCTGTGCGgaccacgacgacgacggaTGCCACGACGACGGAGGAGACAACAAAAACTACTTCTACTTCTACGTCTACGTCTACATCTACTTCTGAACAGACTTCAGATATTACGTCTTTTTCGACATCGACGACTTCAAGCAGTTTTCCTGCTTTCACACCTCAACCTACAACAACGGCTTCCAATCCTTCGTCcgcgaaggaagaagatcatcatACCATTGCTCCAGGAGCGGTTATCGGAGTCTCCGTGGTCTCAGGCGTGGCAGGATCATTTATCATTGGCGTTGCGGTATTCTTTTGTTGCAAGCGATACCGGCGTGGGAACCCCAACGACTCCGATCAAGACTTTTTCGAGATTGGCGGTGCCATGACCGAGCCTCCTGGATTCTCGCGCCCTTCATCCCGGCACCTATCCCCAGACCCGACTCCGGTTTCGTCATGGAACGAAAAATATGGCATGCCCCAATCCGCGGGCCCGGCTCTGTCATCCTCTCAGCCGGCCTTTACCCCCGTCTCGGACGTCAGCTATGGAGGCAGATCTCGAAATCAGGAACAGATCGGAGTCGCCGTAAGCTCTGATTCGGAGTGGGCAGTCTCACCCGTGACACAGTCTTCTCAACGCACTCTGTCAGAGATCCTGCCTAACCAGACACCGGGGCTCTATCCAAAGCCGTTGAAATGGAGCCATCGACCGGTCAGTGGGGTGACGCtcttcgaagaagaagaagagggccAGCAGATAACCCCGCCGGAGGAGATTTGCAGTCCGCCGTCAAGGTCACAAGCTCCAATAGGGCTCCCTGCAAACCCTCGTGCGCTGAAAGAGGGCTTCCCAGCAGGGAGATTCCTGCGTGATGCTGGACATCCACAGAGCCATCTAACAACACCCACAAACACCGCAATGCGCGGGTccccaacaacaacgacaGACGCAAGCAGCGCTGTCGACGATTTCAGAAGCCCATCATCACAGCATTTCTCCTCCCCGAATACCCTCGCTACCACTCCGTCCAGCACAGCACAAGGCCGCATCCTCAGCGGCACGTTTCCCAGCAGAAAaccaccccctccgccccCGAAGCAACCACCCGCCAGAACTCTCGACCCAGCGCTGGAAATAATATCGCGGCCCCGCATCGTTCGCCAGAATGATATCAGGcgcgtccagctccggccGGGCCAACCCCGTTCTCCCACCGAGGTGGTCGTCCCCTACGACCCCGAAGAACTCTGGCTTGAGCGAGGGCGTTCGTACATGTCGCAGCATGCAGAACCGCCGTACCCGTCTGACGCGAGACGTCCTTCTGCAATGTATCCGGACAGTCCGACACGGAGGGTTCGTCGAACTCCACACAGGCAGTCGCCGGAGAGCCGGAATGTGGTTGTTTCACAGCAGGGCACGGATTTTGTGCTCAGGGTGGAGTGA
- a CDS encoding uncharacterized protein (ID:PFLUO_004585-T1.cds;~source:funannotate) — MATELCPVYAPFFGALGCTSAIVFTCFGAAYGTAKAGVGVCSMGVLRPDLIVKNIVPIVMAGIIGIYGLVVSVLVANDLTQQLPLYTGFIQLGAGLAVGLAGMAAGFAIGIVGDAGVRGTAQQPRLYVGMILILIFAEVLGLYGLIVALLMNSRSKATC; from the exons ATGGCCACGGAACTTTG CCCCGTCTATGCG CCCTTCTTTGGTGCGCTGGGCTGCACGTCCGCCATCGTCTTCACCTGCTTCGGAGCTGCCTATGGAACTGCCAAGGCTGGTGTCGGAGTCTGCAGCATGGGTGTCCTCCGGCCCGACCTGATCGTCAAGA ACATTGTCCCCATCGTCATGGCGGGTATCATTGGTATCTACGGTCTGGTGGTGTCGGTCCTGGTCGCCAATGACCTGACCCAGCAGCTCCCTCTATACACGGGATTCATCCAGCTGGGTGCTGGTCTCGCTGTCGGTCTGGCCGGTATGGCTGCTGG CTTTGCTATCGGTATTGTCGGTGACGCCGGTGTGCGCGGAACAGCGCAGCAACCTCGACTGTACGTCGGAATGATTCTGATTCTCATTTTCGCTGAAGTCCTGGGTCTGTACGGGTTGATCGTTGCTCTTCTCATGAACTCGCGCTCGAAAGCCACGTGCTAA
- a CDS encoding uncharacterized protein (ID:PFLUO_004582-T1.cds;~source:funannotate): MPFTASDICKIIFAFILPPLGVFLERGCGADFLINICLTILGWIPGIIHALYVTRPLPSLDAREPRLTMRRRYIILKY, translated from the exons ATGCCTTTCACCGCTTC CGACATCTGCAAGatcatcttcgccttcatCCTGCCTCCTCTGGGTGTCTTCCTGGAGCGCGGATGCGGTGCCGACTTCCTGATCAACATCTGTCTGACCATCCTGGGTTGGATTCCTGGTATCATCCACGCGCTGTATGTCACCCGCCCCCTACCGTCTTTGGATGCTCGGGAACCACGTCTAACCATGCGTCGTAGGTACATCATCCTTAAATACTAG
- a CDS encoding uncharacterized protein (ID:PFLUO_004587-T1.cds;~source:funannotate) → MGCMNSKSADGDRDALQRNARIDRTLKNDKKTMDRTIKILLLGAGESGKSTIIKQMRIIHDRGFPEEERRQTRAVIYSNIVIAFKVLLDIMNAENIKFESEEKTEPLAELLENTDPDVGSDEAFSDLKVRDAMRVIWTDAGVQKAVARVPDVPEIRNLTIYLSFYDALDRIFTPGWLPDNQDMLQARLRTTGITETLFELRQMNFRMMDVGGQRSERKKWIHCFEGVQCLLFMVALSGYDQCLVEDQNANQMHEAMMLFESLVNGEWFKRKPIILFLNKIDLFKGKLEISSISKHFPDYTGSNTDFDAAARYFAERFSGINRIPDREIYIHYTNATDTTLLKATMDSVQDMIIQKNLHTLIL, encoded by the exons ATGGGTTGCATGAACTCCAAAAGCGCAGATGGGGACAGGGACGCGCTCCAGCGCAATGCCCGGATAGATCGGACACTCAAGAATGACAAGAAGACGATGGACCGGACCATCAAGATCCTGCTACTGG GAGCTGGAGAGTCCGGCAAGTCCACTATCATCAAGCAGATGCGCATCATCCACGATCGGGGCTTCCCCGAGGAAGAACGGCGTCAGACAAGGGCCGTGATCTACTCAAATATTGTGATTGCGTTCAAAGTTTTGTTGGATATCATGAACGCCGAGAATATCAAGTTCGAGAGTGAGGAGAAGACTGAA CCACTCGCGGAATTGTTGGAGAACACGGATCCAGATGTTGGGTCAGATGAGGCCTTCTCAGATCTCAAGGTTCGCGACGCCATGCGAGTCATATGGACTGATGCCGGCGTTCAAAAGGCCGTGGCTC GTGTGCCTGATGTCCCCGAAATACGCAATCTGACCATTTATCTCAGCTTTTACGACGCTCTGGATCGCATATTTACACCGGGCTGGCTGCCCGACAATCAGGACATGCTGCAGGCTCGACTTCGGACGACGGGTATTACGGAAACGCTGTTCGAACTCAGACAGATGAACTTCCGCATGATGGATGTGGGTGGGCAACGGTCTGAACGGAAGAAGTGGATTCACTGCTTCGAGGGTGTTCAGTGTCTGCTGTTCATGGTTGCTCTGTCCGGTTATGATCAGTGTCTGGTTGAGGATCAGAATGCT AATCAAATGCACGAGGCCATGATGCTGTTTGAGTCTCTGGTCAACGGTGAATGGTTCAAGCGCAAGCCcatcattctcttcctcaACAAGATCGATTTGTTCAAGGGCAAACTCGAAatttcctccatctcgaaaCACTTCCCCGACTACACCGGATCAAACACCGACTTTGATGCTGCGGCACGATACTTTGCAGAGCGGTTCAGCGGCATCAACCGAATACCCGATCGCGAGATCTACATCCACTACACCAATGCCACCGACACCACGCTGTTGAAGGCGACCATGGATTCGGTCCAGGACATgatcatccagaagaatctCCACACCCTCATTCTATAG